A stretch of the Teretinema zuelzerae genome encodes the following:
- a CDS encoding autorepressor SdpR family transcription factor, whose product MNKLFKALDDPTRRRVLELLREGDLNAGEIGAHFGITGASMSHHLGILLEAGLVQCAKSGQQRVYSLNTTVFQDVLEWIYSIKGDVK is encoded by the coding sequence ATGAACAAGCTGTTTAAAGCCCTCGACGATCCGACCCGCAGGCGTGTGCTCGAACTTCTGCGCGAAGGCGACCTCAACGCGGGCGAGATAGGCGCGCACTTCGGGATCACCGGCGCGAGCATGAGCCATCACCTCGGCATTCTGCTGGAGGCCGGACTCGTCCAGTGCGCGAAATCAGGCCAACAGCGCGTGTACAGCCTGAACACAACTGTTTTCCAGGATGTGCTGGAATGGATTTACTCGATTAAAGGAGACGTAAAATGA
- a CDS encoding SGNH/GDSL hydrolase family protein gives MVAHTKKEACRRLALTGIFTAALGVASFASPNGTGAVPEGYMDSAKHYEAMLERSLMSAGNNARMKAAIAKAERGEDVHIAYIGGSITEGGNASEPEKSWAYLSFKAFRDRYAPASPNTVHYVNAGMSGTPSALGMIRYERDVLERIENGPDVLFVEFAVNDGDDPTRGAAYESLVLKALKTENPPAVVLMFSVFKSRWNLQDRLAPIGRLYGLPMISIKDALVPELEAGRIAEDQFFADIYHPGDWGHELMAACVSRYFDKLDASAADSGIPLPDGIAVGDRFAGVKMIDSSSVPKGVIIDRGAFSATDENLGTFIYDRSRKTFPDNWHKAGGAGNQPFTMTLACKNLLIVYKKASGGSPFGLAEVSIDGEFYDAYDGVPSGGWNNPWTSVLIDEEAPATHTITVRMAEDCADSAFTILAFGYTEN, from the coding sequence ATGGTAGCACACACGAAAAAAGAGGCCTGTCGCCGCCTTGCGCTGACGGGTATTTTCACGGCGGCTCTGGGCGTTGCCTCGTTCGCGAGTCCGAACGGGACGGGCGCCGTACCGGAGGGATATATGGATTCAGCAAAACACTACGAAGCGATGCTCGAGCGGTCTTTGATGTCGGCGGGCAACAACGCGCGCATGAAGGCGGCGATCGCGAAGGCGGAACGAGGCGAAGACGTGCATATCGCCTATATCGGCGGTTCCATAACTGAGGGAGGAAACGCGTCCGAACCGGAAAAGTCGTGGGCCTATCTTTCCTTTAAAGCCTTTCGCGACCGGTATGCGCCGGCTTCGCCCAATACAGTCCATTACGTAAACGCGGGAATGTCGGGAACCCCGTCCGCGCTCGGCATGATACGCTACGAACGCGACGTCCTCGAGCGGATCGAGAACGGGCCAGACGTGCTGTTCGTAGAGTTCGCCGTGAACGACGGGGACGACCCCACCCGGGGAGCGGCCTACGAAAGCCTCGTCCTCAAGGCCCTGAAGACCGAAAATCCGCCGGCGGTCGTTCTCATGTTCAGCGTATTCAAGTCGCGCTGGAACCTGCAGGACCGCCTCGCACCGATAGGCAGGCTCTACGGCCTTCCGATGATCAGCATCAAGGACGCCCTGGTACCCGAACTCGAAGCGGGCCGAATAGCGGAGGACCAGTTCTTCGCCGACATCTACCATCCCGGAGACTGGGGGCACGAGCTGATGGCGGCCTGCGTAAGTCGCTACTTCGACAAGCTCGACGCCTCGGCCGCGGACTCAGGGATTCCGCTACCGGACGGCATTGCCGTCGGGGACCGCTTCGCCGGTGTGAAGATGATCGACTCGTCTTCCGTGCCGAAGGGCGTAATAATCGATAGAGGAGCCTTCTCCGCAACCGATGAAAACCTGGGAACCTTCATCTACGACCGGAGCCGCAAAACCTTCCCGGACAACTGGCACAAGGCCGGGGGCGCCGGTAACCAACCCTTCACGATGACCCTCGCATGCAAGAACCTTTTGATCGTGTACAAGAAAGCCTCCGGAGGATCCCCCTTCGGCCTGGCAGAAGTTTCCATAGACGGCGAGTTCTACGATGCGTACGACGGCGTCCCTTCAGGCGGATGGAACAACCCGTGGACCTCGGTGCTCATAGACGAAGAAGCGCCGGCAACGCACACGATCACCGTACGCATGGCCGAGGACTGCGCGGATTCAGCGTTTACGATCCTCGCGTTCGGCTACACGGAAAACTGA
- a CDS encoding type II toxin-antitoxin system Phd/YefM family antitoxin, with product MQYSATRLRQNLYAILDSVLENGQSIEIERKGHILRIVPEERRSIWDRLEERKIVKGDPEDLVSMDWTDTWSGVAEP from the coding sequence ATGCAGTATAGCGCTACACGGTTGCGGCAGAACCTTTACGCCATATTGGACAGCGTGCTCGAAAACGGGCAGAGCATTGAAATTGAGCGAAAGGGCCATATTCTTCGCATTGTCCCTGAAGAGCGGCGTTCTATCTGGGACCGTTTGGAAGAGCGTAAAATAGTCAAAGGCGACCCGGAGGATCTGGTTTCAATGGACTGGACCGATACCTGGTCGGGAGTTGCCGAGCCGTGA
- a CDS encoding putative bifunctional diguanylate cyclase/phosphodiesterase, with the protein METSGKDSRIDWILIVDDDEGLCELASRALMRKGYLVETAGSGRSALDAIERLNPALMLLDYRLPDMTGEDLVRRLKDSGSELPFVMMTGQGDEQLAVSIMKLGAADYLIKDTELIDRLPPVVGRIFKSIDVNRKLAKAEDELRLAANVFTHSSEGILITDSNAVIVEVNPAFTEITGYSREEALGKNPRMLQSGRHGAEFYAALWRSLAEEGHWSGEVWNRSKDGKVFCELLTISSVRSPSGETGNYIAQFSDITALKEYQSQLERIAHFDSLTGLPNRLLLSDRMTQAMAQAPRRALHIAIVYLDLDGFKAVNDEHGHETGDLLLAALASRMTQALREGDTLARLGGDEFVAVLVDLNGIDASLPILTRLLEAAAQPVTVGDITLRVSASLGVSVFPQRDEVDADQLLRQADQAMYQAKQSGKNRFHIFDSEHDRNVRGRYESLKRIQNALAAREFVLYYQPKVNMHTGALIGAEALIRWQHPELGLVPPSDFLPIIENHPLSIELGEWVIDTALGQIEAWRAEGLRIPVSVNVGALQLQHPDFAPRLRDLISAHPGAVPGDLELEILETSALDDIGIVSALMETCRSLGVGFALDDFGTGYSSLLYLKQLPAGMIKIDQSFIRDILDDPEDIAILDGVVALAAAFRRNLIAEGVETVAHGEILLCMGCELAQGYAISRPMPAAAFTGWMGTWQAPPAWKNLKELPKNRIPYLIAAIEHRSWASAVESRISGTAEDQSLFDHETCRLCGLLRESEDIPSEAAACSIKELHSRSHRLAGELFAMKGEGRAAEAESRCGELRELAERILGLMVQ; encoded by the coding sequence ATGGAGACTAGCGGCAAAGATTCGCGGATCGACTGGATTCTCATTGTCGACGACGACGAGGGCCTCTGCGAGCTTGCCTCGCGCGCCCTGATGCGGAAGGGATACTTGGTAGAAACCGCCGGCAGCGGACGCTCCGCCCTCGACGCGATAGAACGGCTGAATCCTGCCCTCATGCTTCTCGATTACCGTCTTCCGGACATGACCGGCGAAGACCTGGTCAGGCGTCTCAAGGACTCGGGCTCGGAGCTTCCGTTCGTCATGATGACCGGCCAGGGCGACGAACAGCTGGCGGTATCGATCATGAAGCTCGGCGCGGCCGACTATCTCATCAAGGATACGGAGCTCATCGACCGGCTTCCTCCCGTCGTCGGGCGCATCTTCAAATCGATAGACGTAAACCGCAAGCTTGCGAAGGCCGAAGACGAGCTTCGCCTCGCCGCCAATGTGTTCACCCATTCGAGCGAAGGCATCCTGATCACCGACTCGAACGCAGTCATCGTCGAGGTCAACCCGGCGTTTACCGAAATTACCGGGTACAGCCGCGAGGAAGCGCTCGGAAAAAATCCGCGGATGCTGCAATCGGGCCGCCACGGCGCTGAATTCTACGCGGCTCTGTGGCGTTCCCTTGCGGAAGAGGGACATTGGAGCGGGGAGGTGTGGAACCGAAGCAAGGACGGAAAGGTGTTCTGCGAACTGCTGACCATCAGCTCCGTGCGCTCTCCTTCCGGCGAAACCGGCAACTATATCGCGCAATTCTCCGACATCACCGCGCTCAAGGAATACCAGAGCCAGCTGGAAAGAATAGCCCATTTCGATTCCCTTACCGGGCTGCCGAACCGGCTTCTGCTGTCCGACCGGATGACGCAGGCCATGGCTCAGGCTCCGCGCCGGGCTCTGCACATCGCCATCGTCTATCTCGATCTCGACGGCTTCAAGGCGGTCAACGACGAGCACGGCCACGAAACCGGCGATCTTCTGCTGGCCGCCCTCGCGTCCCGGATGACCCAGGCCCTTCGCGAGGGAGACACCCTCGCCCGGCTCGGAGGAGACGAGTTCGTAGCGGTTCTCGTCGATCTGAACGGGATAGACGCGAGCCTTCCGATACTGACGCGCCTGCTCGAAGCCGCCGCGCAGCCGGTAACGGTCGGCGATATCACGCTGAGGGTATCAGCCAGCCTCGGCGTGTCGGTATTCCCGCAACGGGACGAAGTCGACGCCGACCAGCTGCTCAGGCAGGCGGACCAGGCGATGTACCAGGCGAAGCAGTCGGGCAAAAACAGGTTCCATATCTTCGACTCCGAACACGACCGGAACGTCCGGGGCCGGTATGAAAGCCTCAAGCGGATTCAGAACGCCCTGGCCGCACGCGAATTCGTTCTGTATTACCAGCCCAAAGTCAACATGCATACCGGTGCGCTGATCGGAGCCGAGGCTCTCATCCGCTGGCAGCATCCGGAACTCGGCCTTGTGCCTCCGTCGGATTTTCTTCCCATCATCGAAAACCATCCCTTATCGATAGAGCTCGGAGAATGGGTGATCGACACCGCTCTCGGCCAGATAGAAGCCTGGCGCGCGGAGGGTTTGCGCATCCCCGTCAGCGTAAACGTCGGCGCCCTCCAGCTGCAGCACCCCGATTTCGCGCCGCGGCTTCGTGATCTGATCTCCGCCCACCCCGGCGCCGTTCCGGGCGACCTTGAACTCGAGATACTCGAGACGAGCGCCCTCGACGATATCGGCATCGTCTCCGCGCTGATGGAAACCTGCCGCTCTCTCGGGGTCGGCTTCGCCCTCGACGACTTCGGCACCGGATACTCGTCTCTGCTCTATCTGAAACAGCTTCCGGCGGGGATGATAAAAATCGATCAGAGCTTCATCAGGGATATTCTGGACGATCCTGAAGACATCGCGATTCTCGACGGAGTCGTCGCGCTCGCGGCCGCGTTCCGCAGGAATCTGATAGCGGAAGGCGTGGAAACCGTGGCTCATGGGGAAATTCTGTTGTGCATGGGATGTGAGCTGGCGCAAGGCTACGCCATCTCCCGTCCGATGCCGGCCGCGGCTTTTACCGGCTGGATGGGAACCTGGCAGGCCCCTCCTGCATGGAAAAATCTGAAGGAGCTGCCCAAAAACCGCATTCCGTACCTGATAGCCGCCATCGAGCACCGCTCATGGGCTTCCGCCGTAGAAAGCCGCATCTCCGGAACGGCCGAAGATCAATCCCTATTCGACCATGAGACCTGCCGCCTCTGCGGACTGCTTCGCGAATCCGAAGACATCCCGTCCGAAGCCGCCGCTTGTTCGATCAAGGAACTGCATTCCCGCTCGCACCGCCTCGCCGGCGAATTGTTCGCGATGAAGGGCGAAGGCCGCGCCGCGGAGGCCGAGTCCCGCTGCGGAGAACTGCGGGAACTCGCCGAGCGCATACTCGGCCTGATGGTGCAATAG
- a CDS encoding LysR family transcriptional regulator: MIDFRLHTFLSVYRLRSFTRSAEALFVTQPAVTQHIRHLEAELGVKLFEVKGRTVRPTEAAGILKDYAESVEADARRTRERMLAVQSRKDLRFGATRTIGEFLMPRFIARWLADYPDSQASLAVDNTDALLRELDRGTLDFLCVEGRFDRDSYTARTLCSSPMAFVCPPEHPLARKSAQIEELLSETFIAREQGSGGRMLVEDFLGSRNLSLKSFSRCLEIGSIGAAKDLVRRGCGIAVLYEISVEQEIRSGALARIDVRDFSIVHDFTFACKKNTLYEKDFSDFFAYCSNMLSSGQYL; encoded by the coding sequence GTGATCGATTTCAGGCTTCATACGTTTCTCTCCGTGTACCGCCTTCGCAGTTTTACCCGAAGCGCCGAAGCTTTGTTCGTAACCCAGCCTGCGGTCACCCAGCATATCAGGCATCTTGAAGCGGAACTGGGGGTGAAACTGTTCGAGGTTAAGGGGCGAACCGTGCGGCCCACTGAGGCCGCCGGCATCCTGAAGGACTATGCTGAATCCGTCGAGGCCGACGCCCGGCGCACCCGCGAACGCATGCTTGCCGTCCAGAGCCGAAAGGACCTGCGCTTCGGCGCGACCCGGACGATCGGCGAATTTCTGATGCCCCGCTTCATCGCCCGATGGCTCGCGGATTATCCCGACTCGCAGGCGTCGCTCGCCGTCGATAATACGGACGCCCTGCTGCGCGAGCTCGACCGCGGTACCCTTGATTTTCTCTGCGTCGAGGGCCGCTTCGACCGCGATTCCTATACCGCGCGCACCCTGTGTTCGTCCCCCATGGCGTTCGTGTGCCCTCCCGAACATCCTCTCGCGCGGAAGAGCGCGCAGATCGAAGAGCTGCTTTCCGAAACCTTCATCGCGCGGGAGCAGGGAAGCGGCGGCCGCATGCTCGTAGAGGACTTCCTCGGCTCGCGCAATTTATCCCTGAAATCATTCAGCCGCTGTCTCGAAATCGGGAGCATCGGCGCGGCGAAGGATTTGGTTCGAAGGGGATGCGGCATTGCCGTTTTGTACGAGATTTCCGTCGAACAGGAGATCCGCTCAGGCGCGCTTGCCCGCATCGACGTACGGGATTTCTCCATCGTCCATGATTTTACCTTCGCCTGTAAAAAAAACACTCTCTACGAAAAGGATTTCAGCGACTTCTTCGCCTATTGCTCGAACATGCTCTCCTCGGGCCAGTACCTTTAG
- a CDS encoding YeiH family protein: MKYIQTRFARLSRLLPGIALSFAAGIPAWFAGKTFPIIGGAVFAIIAGIIAAAALRPRAGKPGIGFVSKKFLQWSIILLGFGMNIETVVRVGSGSLIVMAFTLSASFATAALFRKILKIPGKQAALIGIGTCICGGSAIAAAAPVIGADEHDVAQSISTIFLFNIAAVFLFPALGRLIGLSDFGFGLWAGTAINDTSSVVAAASAWSEAAGTGEALEFAAIVKLTRTLLIIPVTVALSVYMGIQSRKGGTRGEFNLMKIFPWFVVGFLAAALTASFSGIDPAILKQLEGAGKFMIVVAMAAIGLSTDFKRIAHSGWKPIALGLACWFAVSAVSLAVQGCSGYL; this comes from the coding sequence ATGAAATACATACAAACACGATTCGCGCGCCTTTCGCGCCTCCTTCCGGGGATAGCCCTGTCGTTCGCCGCGGGAATCCCGGCCTGGTTCGCGGGAAAAACCTTTCCCATAATAGGCGGAGCTGTCTTCGCGATCATTGCGGGGATCATCGCCGCTGCCGCACTGCGGCCTCGGGCGGGCAAGCCCGGCATCGGCTTCGTATCGAAGAAATTCCTCCAGTGGTCGATTATTCTTCTTGGTTTCGGCATGAACATCGAAACAGTGGTGCGGGTCGGAAGCGGTTCGCTGATCGTTATGGCGTTTACGCTGAGCGCATCCTTCGCAACCGCCGCTCTATTCCGGAAAATCCTGAAGATTCCGGGAAAACAAGCGGCGCTGATCGGAATCGGGACCTGCATCTGCGGAGGCTCGGCTATAGCGGCGGCGGCTCCGGTAATCGGAGCGGACGAACACGATGTCGCTCAATCCATTTCCACCATTTTTCTGTTCAATATCGCCGCAGTATTCCTTTTTCCCGCCCTGGGGAGGCTCATCGGCTTGAGCGATTTCGGCTTCGGCCTGTGGGCTGGAACGGCGATCAACGACACCTCGTCCGTGGTCGCGGCGGCTTCCGCCTGGAGCGAGGCTGCGGGAACCGGGGAAGCCCTCGAATTCGCCGCCATCGTAAAGCTCACCAGAACGCTGTTGATCATTCCGGTGACCGTAGCTCTTTCGGTCTATATGGGAATACAATCGCGCAAAGGCGGAACGCGGGGGGAATTCAACTTGATGAAGATATTTCCCTGGTTCGTCGTCGGGTTCCTCGCGGCCGCTCTGACCGCTTCGTTTTCCGGCATCGATCCGGCGATTCTGAAGCAGCTCGAGGGCGCCGGCAAATTCATGATCGTCGTCGCGATGGCGGCGATCGGACTTTCCACGGACTTTAAGCGAATCGCGCACAGCGGCTGGAAGCCGATCGCCCTGGGCCTCGCGTGCTGGTTCGCGGTTTCGGCTGTCTCTCTGGCCGTGCAGGGGTGCAGCGGATATCTGTGA
- a CDS encoding type II toxin-antitoxin system VapC family toxin, which translates to MIFIDTHIVVWLYQKDKNRFSDLALQLLESDDLRISPAVALEIQYLFETGRLTERSRPILAWLERTIQLKEDQAAFSAVVEAALDESWTRDPFDRLIVAHANLYGAPLLSKNRTIRERYRHARW; encoded by the coding sequence GTGATTTTTATAGATACCCACATCGTCGTCTGGTTGTATCAAAAAGACAAGAACCGCTTCTCCGATCTTGCCCTACAGCTGTTGGAAAGCGATGATCTGCGCATTTCGCCTGCCGTTGCGCTCGAGATACAATATCTGTTCGAGACAGGACGATTAACCGAGCGCAGCCGGCCGATACTGGCATGGTTGGAGAGAACAATCCAGCTCAAAGAAGATCAAGCCGCTTTCAGCGCCGTAGTAGAAGCGGCTCTGGACGAATCCTGGACGCGAGACCCGTTCGACCGGCTGATTGTCGCTCACGCGAACCTCTATGGCGCGCCGCTTCTATCCAAAAACCGAACTATCAGGGAACGATACCGTCATGCCCGCTGGTGA
- a CDS encoding response regulator: protein MNQEVVILIAEDDDGHADLIKKNLARAGIVNPVLRFSDGQEISDFLFRRGEGAHREPGKAYILLLDIRMPKMSGTEVLAQIKTHPELRKLPVVMITTTDDPREVENCHALGCSNYITKPVEYDSFVNAVRQLGLFLMVVQVPVLNGVHGDR, encoded by the coding sequence ATGAATCAGGAAGTAGTAATTCTGATCGCGGAAGACGACGACGGACATGCCGATCTTATCAAGAAGAATCTTGCCCGGGCCGGAATCGTAAATCCGGTGCTGCGCTTCAGCGACGGACAGGAGATTTCCGATTTTCTGTTCCGCCGCGGAGAAGGCGCGCATCGCGAACCGGGCAAAGCCTATATACTTCTTCTCGACATCCGCATGCCGAAGATGTCTGGAACAGAAGTGCTCGCGCAGATAAAAACGCATCCGGAACTGCGCAAATTGCCGGTAGTCATGATCACCACGACGGACGATCCCCGCGAGGTTGAAAACTGCCATGCCCTGGGATGCAGCAACTATATAACCAAGCCCGTAGAATACGATTCATTCGTGAACGCGGTTCGCCAGCTCGGCCTTTTTTTGATGGTCGTTCAGGTTCCCGTCTTGAACGGCGTACATGGCGACCGATAA
- a CDS encoding PAS domain S-box protein gives MNIDSFNGSPVTAFLYALALLCVFLIAAMLALFVRTKRRAGERESALNRQLELFNTLLDNLSSGVFMVEAESGKPIIANQAAQRLLGRGILADASKHNLSDVYRAHKPGNAEPYPVEEMPIIRGMYGESSHIDDMIVERPDGTETWLEVFGAPIRDVDGRVWASLVSFHDITARKRAQEDLVREKAFIDAVFDSVPGLLYLYDYEGRIVRWNRKHEAMTGYTAEEMAGKTLLDWYKDDEQSQQAVLAGIKTTMETGFGEAEAELQRKDGSKIPMYFTASPMTLFGKQYFAGIGIDIAERKRSEKMLHLRILLIEYSLNHSLEEVLQKALDEVSELTASPIGFYHFVEEDQKTLSLQAWSTRTLAEFCRTEGHGMHYGVDRAGVWVDCVRERKPVVHNDYASLPHRKGLPEGHAPVVRELVVPVIKDQKIVAILGIGNKPSDYTDEDVRTVSFLADVTWEIVGRKIAEQALKESEAKLAALFASMAEMVVLHELVFDESGNPVDYRIIGCNDAYTRITGIKKERAVGRLATEVYGAGAPPYLEEFARVAVTGEPYHYETYFPPMDKHFAVSVVSPGKNRFATITTDISESKRIQAIIDSKNKELEQIVYVASHDLRSPLVNVDGYSRELEYSLADIETALETGSDGLEKALSAGLPEMKSSINRIRVSAAQMDKLLKGLLRLSRQGRASLQFENIDMNRCMERLIETFSYTIADLGVELTVENLPPCRADAVQVTQVFSNLIGNAIKYRDPARPLKIRISGTIAGDRATYSVEDNGVGIAQNHLEHVFELFHRLDPDASEGEGIGLTIARQALSRMYGEIRAESELGTGSVFIVSLPPARKNEGD, from the coding sequence ATGAATATAGACAGCTTCAACGGTTCTCCCGTTACAGCGTTTTTGTATGCCCTTGCCTTGCTGTGCGTCTTTTTGATCGCTGCGATGCTGGCATTATTCGTGCGGACAAAACGGCGAGCCGGCGAACGAGAGTCCGCGCTGAACCGCCAGCTGGAATTGTTCAATACGCTCCTCGACAACCTTTCCAGCGGCGTATTCATGGTAGAAGCCGAGAGCGGAAAACCGATCATCGCCAACCAGGCGGCTCAGCGCCTTCTGGGTCGGGGCATTTTGGCCGACGCCTCGAAGCACAATCTTTCCGACGTATACCGCGCACATAAGCCGGGAAACGCCGAGCCGTACCCGGTGGAAGAAATGCCCATCATCCGGGGAATGTACGGTGAGTCATCGCACATAGACGATATGATCGTGGAACGGCCGGACGGCACAGAAACATGGCTTGAGGTATTCGGCGCTCCCATCCGCGACGTCGACGGCCGGGTATGGGCGAGCCTCGTCAGTTTTCACGACATAACCGCGCGCAAGAGAGCCCAAGAAGATCTCGTCCGCGAGAAAGCGTTCATCGACGCAGTGTTCGACAGCGTTCCCGGCTTATTGTATCTCTACGATTACGAGGGGCGCATCGTCAGATGGAACCGGAAGCACGAGGCGATGACCGGCTATACGGCGGAAGAAATGGCCGGCAAAACGCTGCTCGACTGGTATAAGGACGATGAACAGAGCCAACAGGCAGTCCTTGCCGGCATCAAAACGACGATGGAAACCGGCTTCGGCGAGGCGGAAGCCGAACTTCAGAGAAAAGACGGATCGAAGATCCCGATGTACTTTACCGCCTCGCCGATGACCCTTTTCGGAAAACAGTATTTCGCCGGCATCGGCATCGACATCGCCGAGCGCAAACGATCGGAGAAAATGCTGCACCTTCGCATCCTCCTGATCGAGTATTCCCTGAACCACTCGCTTGAAGAAGTGCTGCAGAAGGCCCTCGACGAAGTAAGTGAACTGACGGCGAGCCCGATAGGTTTTTATCACTTCGTCGAAGAGGACCAGAAGACTCTTTCTCTGCAGGCCTGGTCAACCCGCACGCTCGCGGAATTCTGCCGGACCGAAGGCCATGGGATGCACTACGGCGTCGACCGCGCAGGCGTTTGGGTAGACTGCGTGCGCGAACGCAAACCGGTCGTGCATAACGATTACGCCTCGCTTCCGCACCGGAAGGGATTGCCGGAGGGCCATGCGCCGGTTGTCCGCGAGCTCGTCGTTCCGGTCATCAAGGATCAAAAGATCGTCGCAATTCTCGGAATCGGCAATAAACCGTCCGACTACACCGACGAAGACGTACGCACCGTTTCCTTCCTCGCGGACGTCACCTGGGAAATCGTCGGCAGGAAGATCGCCGAACAAGCCCTCAAAGAGAGCGAAGCCAAGCTGGCCGCGCTTTTTGCGTCGATGGCTGAAATGGTCGTCCTTCATGAGCTCGTGTTCGACGAATCCGGCAACCCGGTCGATTATCGCATCATCGGCTGCAACGACGCGTACACCCGCATTACCGGCATCAAGAAGGAACGGGCCGTCGGCAGGCTCGCGACAGAAGTGTACGGAGCCGGAGCGCCGCCGTACCTGGAAGAGTTCGCCCGCGTGGCCGTTACCGGCGAACCCTACCACTACGAGACGTACTTCCCTCCCATGGACAAGCATTTCGCCGTATCGGTGGTCTCGCCCGGCAAGAACCGGTTCGCGACCATCACGACCGATATTTCCGAATCCAAGCGGATACAGGCGATCATAGACTCGAAGAATAAAGAGCTCGAGCAGATCGTATACGTCGCGTCGCACGATCTCAGGTCTCCGCTGGTAAACGTCGACGGCTACAGCCGCGAACTTGAATATTCCCTCGCAGATATTGAAACCGCGCTGGAAACCGGCTCGGACGGGCTCGAAAAGGCCTTGAGCGCCGGACTTCCGGAGATGAAAAGTTCGATCAACCGGATCAGGGTCAGCGCGGCTCAGATGGATAAGCTTCTGAAAGGGCTGCTTCGTCTTTCACGGCAGGGAAGGGCTTCTCTGCAGTTCGAGAATATCGACATGAACCGCTGCATGGAGCGGCTGATCGAAACCTTCTCCTACACCATTGCGGATCTGGGCGTCGAATTGACCGTGGAAAATCTTCCTCCGTGCAGGGCGGACGCGGTGCAGGTCACTCAGGTTTTTTCGAACCTGATCGGCAACGCCATAAAATACCGGGATCCCGCCAGGCCGCTGAAAATTCGCATCAGCGGAACCATCGCCGGAGACCGGGCAACATACAGCGTCGAGGACAACGGCGTCGGAATCGCGCAGAATCATCTTGAGCACGTCTTCGAATTGTTCCACCGGCTCGATCCCGATGCATCTGAAGGCGAGGGCATCGGACTGACGATCGCGAGACAGGCCTTGAGCCGGATGTACGGAGAGATCCGCGCCGAATCGGAGCTCGGCACGGGAAGCGTTTTCATCGTTTCCCTGCCTCCGGCGCGCAAGAACGAAGGCGATTAA